In a single window of the Pseudodesulfovibrio profundus genome:
- a CDS encoding IS5 family transposase, with translation MLFFLHPKEEGMAIRQKGPRLGDYFLGHRRTKTTFLDEINELIDWQPINAFLCKKIRRKANAVGNPAYPPLAMFKILLLQRWYNLSDPGVEQALLDRLSFVRFTGFSIEDDVPDETTICRFRNGLIRLKVLDSLLDMLNRQLEGQGLLVREGAVVDASVVESQRRPRKVIDVMPEDRSEDAEEQDGPVDCRVSYSDDEEAAWLRKRNRAYYGYKLHAATDSRDGFLLCGHITPANHSDTGEFERLVNGVGLDPGARVYADKGYCSGKNRDILFDRDLEDGTMDKTPRGGRLTDFEKTRNRDISSIRQIVERAFGTLKRGYAFFRSRYVGREKVEGEFHILAMAFNLKKAVRLARA, from the coding sequence ATGCTATTCTTTCTCCATCCAAAGGAGGAAGGCATGGCTATTCGGCAGAAAGGACCTCGGTTGGGTGATTACTTCCTGGGGCACCGCAGAACCAAGACCACATTTCTGGATGAGATCAACGAACTCATCGACTGGCAGCCCATCAACGCCTTTCTGTGCAAGAAGATCAGGCGCAAGGCCAACGCCGTGGGCAATCCCGCCTATCCGCCTCTGGCGATGTTCAAGATTCTGCTCTTGCAGCGTTGGTACAACCTGAGTGATCCGGGCGTGGAGCAGGCGCTGCTCGACCGGCTCTCCTTTGTCAGATTTACCGGTTTTTCCATCGAGGACGACGTGCCGGACGAGACCACCATATGCCGTTTCCGTAACGGTTTGATCCGCCTGAAGGTGCTGGACTCCTTGCTCGACATGCTTAACCGCCAGCTTGAAGGACAAGGGCTTCTTGTCCGTGAGGGAGCCGTGGTGGACGCCTCGGTAGTCGAGTCGCAGCGGCGGCCGCGCAAGGTTATCGACGTGATGCCTGAGGACCGTTCCGAGGACGCCGAAGAACAGGATGGGCCGGTGGACTGCCGGGTCAGCTATTCGGATGACGAGGAGGCGGCCTGGCTCCGCAAGAGAAATCGGGCCTATTACGGCTACAAGCTCCATGCCGCGACGGACAGTCGAGACGGGTTTCTGCTCTGTGGTCACATCACTCCCGCGAACCATTCGGACACGGGCGAATTCGAGCGGCTCGTGAATGGCGTCGGCCTTGATCCCGGCGCACGGGTTTATGCGGACAAGGGCTATTGCAGCGGGAAGAACCGGGACATTCTGTTTGATCGCGATTTGGAGGACGGAACCATGGACAAGACGCCTCGTGGCGGCAGGCTGACAGACTTCGAAAAGACCCGCAACCGTGACATCAGCAGCATTCGGCAAATAGTCGAGCGGGCCTTCGGCACACTCAAACGTGGCTACGCATTCTTTCGGTCCCGATACGTGGGTCGTGAGAAGGTGGAGGGAGAGTTCCACATCCTCGCCATGGCGTTCAATTTGAAAAAAGCTGTTCGACTGGCGCGAGCCTGA
- a CDS encoding IS5 family transposase: protein MLLFLHPKEEGMAIRQKGPRLGDYFLGHRRTKTTFLDEINELIDWQPINAFLCKKIRRKANAVGNPAYPPLAMFKILLLQRWYNLSDPGVEQALLDRLSFVRFTGFSIEDDVPDETTICRFRNGLIRLKVLDSLLDMLNRQLEGQGLLVREGAVVDASVVESQRRPRKVIDVMPEDRSEDAEEQDGPVDCRVSYSDDEEAAWLRKRNRAYYGYKLHAATDSRDGFLLCGHITPANHSDTGEFERLVNGVGLDPGARVYADKGYCSGKNRDILFDRDLEDGTMDKTPRGGRLTDFEKTRNRDISSIRQIVERAFGTLKRGYAFFRSRYVGREKVEGEFHILAMAFNLKKAVRLARA, encoded by the coding sequence ATGCTATTATTTCTCCATCCAAAGGAGGAAGGCATGGCTATTCGGCAGAAAGGACCTCGGTTGGGTGATTACTTCCTGGGGCACCGCAGAACCAAGACCACATTTCTGGATGAGATCAACGAACTCATCGACTGGCAGCCCATCAACGCCTTTCTGTGCAAGAAGATCAGGCGCAAGGCCAACGCCGTGGGCAATCCCGCCTATCCGCCTCTGGCGATGTTCAAGATTCTGCTCTTGCAGCGTTGGTACAACCTGAGTGATCCGGGCGTGGAGCAGGCGCTGCTCGACCGGCTCTCCTTTGTCAGATTTACCGGTTTTTCCATCGAGGACGACGTGCCGGACGAGACCACCATATGCCGTTTCCGTAACGGTTTGATCCGCCTGAAGGTGCTGGACTCCTTGCTCGACATGCTTAACCGCCAGCTTGAAGGACAAGGGCTTCTTGTCCGTGAGGGAGCCGTGGTGGACGCCTCGGTAGTCGAGTCGCAGCGGCGGCCGCGCAAGGTTATCGACGTGATGCCTGAGGACCGTTCCGAGGACGCCGAAGAACAGGATGGGCCGGTGGACTGCCGGGTCAGCTATTCGGATGACGAGGAGGCGGCCTGGCTCCGCAAGAGAAATCGGGCCTATTACGGCTACAAGCTCCATGCCGCGACGGACAGTCGAGACGGGTTTCTGCTCTGTGGTCACATCACTCCCGCGAACCATTCGGACACGGGCGAATTCGAGCGGCTCGTGAATGGCGTCGGCCTTGATCCCGGCGCACGGGTTTATGCGGACAAGGGCTATTGCAGCGGGAAGAACCGGGACATTCTGTTTGATCGCGATTTGGAGGACGGAACCATGGACAAGACGCCTCGTGGCGGCAGGCTGACAGACTTCGAAAAGACCCGCAACCGTGACATCAGCAGCATTCGGCAAATAGTCGAGCGGGCCTTCGGCACACTCAAACGTGGCTACGCATTCTTTCGGTCCCGATACGTGGGTCGTGAGAAGGTGGAGGGAGAGTTCCACATCCTCGCCATGGCGTTCAATTTGAAAAAAGCTGTTCGACTGGCGCGAGCCTGA
- a CDS encoding HAMP domain-containing methyl-accepting chemotaxis protein, producing the protein MFNDVTLKTKLLGGFGLILALLLAVMGIYQFSMSSAVSEFDSLIDKEVRIETLALDAEIAMLECRRNEKDFLLRKDMKYTGQLKENLAKVVDNAQLIESLARDIGEADLESKAQSIKASAAQYEAAFNSLVEAWQRRGLDHESGLQGAFRSVVHDAEEAFSKHQVQDLYLDLLLMRRWEKDFARTNDAKYTRRMLATMESFRQELADRTEKDAKLTAVESGFNRYVAAFDLYRNTLSEGAYESVRDAAHQMEEPLKQLFVPDVKGLLLMVRRGEKDYLLRGSDKYVGRTNASLDKLVQAFKDSDAAPEYVENAVRMADAYRQSFEALVAEDTRIKGIIGDMRAAVHAIEPEVNAIAALAKELVEAKVISTDDNAETSGIVAMTIGFIGIFLGIGVSILITRTTLRVLGKDPIQLVNVTKQIAAGKLGVRFTGNFSPDSVYGCMQAMVNQLNRTLNEVSMAAATVASGAEELSATAEIVSEGANSQAGNVQEISSNVDEMVASITQNSENAAVTESISNQAREDAESGGEAVAGTVTAMRDIADKISIIEEIARQTNLLALNAAIEAARAGEQGKGFAVVAAEVRKLAERSGKAASEISELSSNSVAVAERAGDMLQKMVPDIQKTSELVQDIAAASHEQSQGVNQINAGVSHLDSSVQQNASASEELASTSEQLAAQAQQLQIAISFFEMGDVAPKRREPVGALPPSDDDDEFSRL; encoded by the coding sequence ATGTTCAATGATGTGACATTGAAGACAAAACTCTTGGGTGGTTTTGGGCTGATTCTGGCCTTGCTGCTGGCTGTCATGGGAATCTATCAGTTCTCAATGAGTAGTGCCGTAAGCGAGTTCGACAGCCTCATTGATAAGGAAGTACGTATTGAGACATTGGCTCTTGATGCCGAAATAGCCATGCTTGAGTGCCGCCGAAACGAGAAGGATTTTCTTCTCCGCAAGGATATGAAGTACACCGGCCAACTCAAGGAGAATCTCGCCAAAGTCGTTGATAACGCTCAGTTGATCGAATCACTGGCACGAGATATCGGCGAGGCTGATCTTGAATCCAAGGCCCAATCCATCAAGGCTTCTGCTGCACAATACGAAGCAGCGTTCAACTCATTGGTTGAAGCGTGGCAGCGTCGCGGATTGGACCATGAATCCGGGCTTCAGGGAGCGTTTCGTTCCGTGGTTCATGATGCAGAAGAGGCATTTTCCAAGCATCAGGTGCAGGATCTGTATCTTGACCTGTTGCTTATGCGACGTTGGGAAAAGGATTTTGCGCGCACCAATGATGCAAAGTATACGCGTCGGATGCTGGCAACCATGGAGTCTTTTCGACAGGAATTGGCAGATCGAACCGAAAAGGATGCGAAGCTGACCGCTGTCGAAAGTGGATTCAACAGGTATGTCGCCGCGTTTGATCTATACAGAAACACCTTGTCCGAAGGGGCATACGAGTCGGTTCGGGATGCTGCTCATCAGATGGAAGAGCCGCTCAAGCAGTTATTTGTGCCAGACGTCAAGGGGCTGCTTCTGATGGTCCGTCGTGGCGAGAAGGATTACCTTCTGCGTGGTAGCGACAAGTACGTGGGCAGGACCAATGCAAGCCTCGACAAGCTGGTGCAAGCATTCAAGGATTCCGATGCTGCTCCTGAGTACGTGGAGAATGCCGTGCGGATGGCGGATGCCTATCGTCAGTCCTTTGAGGCTTTGGTCGCAGAGGATACGCGCATCAAGGGCATAATCGGCGATATGCGTGCTGCCGTCCATGCCATTGAACCGGAAGTCAATGCCATTGCTGCCTTGGCAAAGGAGCTGGTCGAGGCCAAGGTCATATCAACGGATGACAACGCCGAGACAAGTGGCATTGTGGCCATGACCATCGGCTTTATCGGTATCTTCCTTGGTATTGGTGTAAGTATACTGATCACGAGAACGACTCTCCGTGTTCTTGGTAAGGACCCCATTCAGTTGGTGAATGTGACCAAGCAGATTGCTGCAGGAAAGCTGGGTGTGCGGTTTACTGGCAACTTCAGCCCGGATTCCGTGTATGGATGCATGCAGGCCATGGTCAATCAGCTCAATCGTACCCTCAATGAGGTGTCGATGGCTGCGGCAACGGTCGCTTCAGGCGCGGAAGAACTATCTGCAACCGCTGAGATCGTATCGGAAGGCGCCAATTCTCAGGCCGGTAATGTGCAGGAGATTTCCTCAAACGTTGATGAAATGGTCGCCAGCATCACCCAGAATTCGGAAAATGCCGCAGTGACCGAGTCCATCTCGAATCAGGCCCGCGAGGATGCCGAAAGTGGTGGTGAGGCTGTTGCCGGAACCGTTACTGCCATGCGTGATATTGCCGATAAGATCAGCATCATTGAGGAAATTGCACGCCAGACCAACCTGCTGGCACTGAACGCCGCCATCGAGGCCGCTCGTGCCGGTGAGCAGGGCAAGGGGTTTGCCGTCGTGGCAGCCGAGGTTCGCAAGCTGGCCGAGCGAAGCGGTAAGGCGGCTTCCGAGATCAGTGAACTCTCCAGCAACAGTGTGGCCGTGGCTGAACGGGCCGGTGACATGCTCCAGAAGATGGTGCCCGACATCCAGAAGACATCGGAACTGGTTCAGGATATTGCCGCAGCCAGCCATGAACAGTCTCAGGGTGTCAACCAGATCAACGCCGGTGTCAGTCACCTGGATTCGTCGGTGCAACAGAACGCCTCCGCATCCGAAGAGTTGGCTTCGACATCCGAACAGTTGGCTGCTCAGGCGCAGCAGTTGCAGATAGCCATCAGTTTCTTTGAGATGGGGGATGTTGCTCCTAAGCGGAGAGAACCGGTCGGAGCGTTGCCTCCATCCGATGATGACGATGAGTTCAGTCGGTTGTAA
- a CDS encoding DUF3298 and DUF4163 domain-containing protein, with the protein MRTIFYCFFILLITCPALAASPCATDAPCSPALVDSVIIDEETTGFDINVNYPVLCSEEATRTIRDAVLNGLNKFKLIHPDHDLTDFPHRYTMDTRYAVQSAANGRLASVLLHVSVYTGGAHGNHWPVTWLFEMGRGQQVFLSDIFTDAQQGLHAITPMVRQQLRDKLKEWTAEDMLLDGTTPVLSNYEDFLVSDEGMTFHFAHYQVAPYAAGEQTVFIPWADIRQLVRPEFMAVFLSGAEVSARNKANDKARRDSHGGPCSGLITTD; encoded by the coding sequence GTGCGGACCATCTTCTATTGCTTTTTCATCCTCCTGATAACCTGTCCGGCCCTTGCTGCCAGTCCCTGTGCGACCGATGCCCCCTGCTCCCCGGCTCTGGTTGATTCGGTGATAATAGATGAGGAAACAACCGGCTTTGATATCAACGTCAACTACCCGGTCCTCTGCTCGGAGGAGGCCACACGGACCATTCGCGACGCCGTGCTCAACGGACTCAACAAGTTCAAGTTGATCCACCCCGACCACGATCTGACCGATTTTCCCCATCGCTACACCATGGACACCCGTTATGCAGTGCAGAGCGCGGCGAATGGTCGCCTGGCATCGGTGCTGCTGCATGTCTCCGTGTATACCGGTGGCGCACACGGCAATCACTGGCCCGTCACATGGTTATTTGAAATGGGCAGAGGGCAGCAGGTCTTTTTGAGCGATATCTTTACTGATGCGCAACAGGGGCTTCACGCTATCACCCCAATGGTTCGTCAGCAGTTACGGGACAAACTCAAGGAGTGGACAGCCGAAGATATGCTCTTGGACGGCACCACGCCGGTGCTGAGCAATTATGAAGATTTTCTGGTCAGTGATGAGGGAATGACATTTCACTTCGCACACTATCAGGTGGCCCCCTATGCGGCGGGAGAACAGACCGTTTTCATTCCGTGGGCAGATATCCGACAGCTTGTCCGGCCAGAATTCATGGCGGTCTTCCTCAGCGGAGCTGAAGTAAGCGCCCGTAACAAAGCAAATGACAAGGCCCGCCGTGATTCTCACGGCGGGCCTTGTTCTGGTTTAATTACAACCGACTGA
- the hypF gene encoding carbamoyltransferase HypF — translation MNFLRHRFIITGQVQGVGFRPFVYRVALENRITGSVNNSSEGVIIEAQGSVEQVEQFGNDLAEQIPPLARIVTFDMESIPVVEGEEGFIILKSTGGQGHSVLISADVATCPDCMADMNDPANRRHRYPFTNCTNCGPRYTITRSIPYDRPHTSMACFPLCKECQAEYDDPLDRRFHAQPNACPRCGPKVWLTDNAQVMIAQGDESVRRLACELAEGKIAAVKGLGGFHLVCDARSDRAVSALRQRKHRPDKPLAVMVPDLDIARELAHIGPHEEEWLTGMQRPIVLAAKQQNFPLSKLVAPDTNFIGLMLPYTPLHHVLLGDFAEKAASNIPALVMTSGNLSSEPIALGNREAFDRLQEIADLFLHHNRDILIRTDDSVVRTVPDSDESVLMRRARGFAPAPVFLPQSTDTVMGTGPELKCTLTLTKGDQAFPSQHIGNLTNLETLEFYKEIHAHLEDILQVKPSLIVRDLHPDYMTSELADDLGKERGIPVETLQHHYAHIHAVLAENKFTEPVIGLALDGTGLGEDGTIWGGECLMVMPEELEHQRLAHFTHIRLPGGETAVREPWRIAQAALWELGITEPGSYEWPWLKDFTQESKFLPQLLEKEINTPKTSSCGRLFDAVAALCGLANTITYEGQAAIRLEKVQDMQETGAYPCPLTSADPVALNTHELIRAVLHDLDSGVPVPVIARRFHRGLINGLAEIAYSFSMVLDIHHVALSGGVMQNLTMAKELPEALRATGLIPLTHKHVPPNDACISLGQAAWGQYKLLLDQNKG, via the coding sequence ATGAATTTTCTTCGTCACCGCTTCATCATAACCGGACAGGTTCAGGGCGTTGGATTTCGTCCCTTTGTCTACAGGGTGGCTCTGGAGAACAGGATCACAGGTTCTGTGAACAACTCCAGCGAAGGCGTCATCATCGAGGCACAGGGAAGTGTCGAGCAGGTGGAGCAATTCGGCAATGACCTTGCCGAGCAGATTCCGCCCCTGGCACGGATCGTGACCTTTGATATGGAATCCATCCCGGTAGTGGAAGGCGAAGAAGGATTCATCATCCTCAAATCGACCGGCGGCCAAGGGCATTCCGTGCTCATCAGCGCCGATGTTGCCACCTGCCCTGATTGCATGGCGGACATGAACGACCCTGCCAACAGGCGACACCGCTACCCCTTTACCAACTGCACCAACTGCGGCCCGAGGTACACGATCACGCGGTCCATTCCCTATGATCGCCCGCATACGTCCATGGCCTGTTTCCCGCTGTGCAAGGAGTGCCAGGCCGAATACGACGACCCGCTCGACAGACGGTTCCACGCCCAGCCCAACGCCTGCCCCCGCTGCGGCCCCAAGGTCTGGCTGACGGACAATGCACAGGTGATGATTGCCCAGGGCGATGAATCGGTCCGCAGGCTGGCCTGTGAACTAGCCGAAGGGAAAATAGCCGCAGTCAAAGGGCTTGGCGGATTTCATCTTGTCTGCGATGCCCGCTCCGACAGGGCGGTATCGGCCTTGCGTCAACGCAAACATCGCCCGGACAAACCGCTGGCGGTCATGGTCCCCGATCTCGACATTGCGCGGGAACTGGCCCACATCGGCCCCCATGAGGAAGAATGGCTGACCGGCATGCAGCGGCCCATAGTTCTCGCAGCAAAACAACAGAATTTCCCCCTGTCCAAACTCGTTGCCCCAGACACCAATTTCATCGGCCTGATGCTCCCCTACACCCCGCTGCACCACGTGCTGCTCGGCGACTTTGCCGAAAAGGCCGCATCCAACATCCCGGCGCTGGTCATGACTTCGGGCAATCTTTCCTCGGAACCTATCGCACTGGGTAACCGCGAAGCATTTGATCGATTGCAGGAAATAGCCGATCTCTTTCTCCACCATAACCGCGACATCCTGATCCGTACCGACGACTCCGTAGTCAGAACCGTCCCTGACAGTGACGAATCCGTCCTTATGCGCCGTGCACGCGGGTTCGCACCGGCTCCGGTTTTTCTGCCGCAGTCCACTGATACGGTCATGGGTACCGGCCCGGAACTCAAATGCACCCTGACCTTGACCAAAGGCGATCAGGCGTTTCCTAGCCAGCATATCGGCAACCTGACGAACCTTGAAACCCTCGAATTCTACAAGGAAATACACGCGCACCTTGAAGACATCCTGCAAGTCAAACCGTCACTCATCGTCCGCGACCTGCACCCGGACTACATGACAAGCGAGCTGGCCGATGATCTGGGCAAGGAGCGTGGCATTCCGGTTGAAACACTCCAGCACCACTACGCGCATATCCACGCGGTACTGGCTGAAAACAAATTTACCGAACCGGTCATCGGACTGGCGCTCGATGGCACCGGTCTGGGCGAGGACGGCACCATATGGGGCGGCGAATGTCTGATGGTCATGCCCGAAGAGTTGGAACATCAACGTCTGGCCCACTTCACCCACATACGACTTCCCGGTGGAGAGACCGCTGTTCGTGAGCCATGGCGCATCGCACAGGCCGCGCTGTGGGAGCTGGGCATCACCGAGCCGGGAAGCTATGAATGGCCCTGGCTCAAGGACTTTACGCAGGAGTCGAAATTTCTTCCCCAGTTGCTTGAAAAGGAAATCAATACACCCAAGACCTCAAGCTGCGGACGGCTGTTTGATGCTGTGGCCGCCCTGTGTGGGCTGGCAAATACCATCACCTACGAAGGACAGGCTGCCATCCGACTGGAGAAAGTACAGGACATGCAGGAGACCGGCGCGTATCCATGCCCGCTGACCTCTGCAGACCCGGTTGCCCTAAACACCCATGAGCTTATCAGGGCGGTGCTGCACGATCTGGATAGCGGTGTTCCTGTGCCGGTCATAGCGCGCCGCTTCCATCGAGGGCTGATCAACGGGCTGGCGGAAATTGCCTACTCATTCTCCATGGTGCTCGATATCCACCACGTAGCCCTTTCCGGCGGTGTCATGCAGAATCTGACCATGGCAAAAGAACTGCCCGAAGCCCTGCGTGCAACCGGCCTCATCCCGCTGACACACAAACATGTGCCACCCAATGACGCCTGCATCTCTCTGGGACAGGCTGCCTGGGGCCAGTACAAATTGTTACTTGATCAAAACAAAGGATAA
- a CDS encoding DUF362 domain-containing protein gives MTTSVAIARIQEYESTLLDSATALLLEEIGFTPSPGERILVKPNLVSGTNARHCCSNGLVVKAACAYLLDCGAHVTVADSPGYGPASQVARKAGLTEPLGKLGLSVQTLKRATPLELTGGGTIGISQDALEADRILNIPKLKVHCQMTMSGAVKNLFGCVVGFRKAVAHNRLGHSHDVFRSMLMDVYEALPHASHLMDAIHPLHKDGPINGEPYELGMLTASSSGIAIDTAAYHILGLQPDQIPLWQEAISRDMDGATAESIRYPLEQPELFTHDGFILSEERPLDFHIMRILKGRVRSLLKYFKK, from the coding sequence ATGACCACATCCGTTGCCATCGCCCGCATACAGGAATATGAATCCACGCTGCTGGATTCCGCCACTGCCCTGCTTCTTGAAGAGATCGGATTCACCCCGTCCCCGGGAGAACGAATTCTGGTCAAACCCAACCTCGTTTCAGGCACCAACGCCCGCCATTGCTGTTCCAACGGATTGGTGGTCAAGGCGGCTTGCGCCTACCTGCTGGATTGCGGCGCACACGTGACCGTGGCCGATTCCCCCGGGTATGGCCCGGCCTCTCAGGTAGCCAGGAAGGCGGGACTGACCGAACCGCTCGGAAAACTGGGCCTTTCCGTCCAGACCTTGAAACGAGCCACCCCACTGGAATTGACTGGCGGTGGCACCATCGGCATCTCTCAGGACGCACTCGAAGCAGACCGCATCCTCAACATCCCAAAGCTCAAGGTCCACTGCCAGATGACCATGTCCGGCGCGGTGAAGAACCTCTTCGGCTGCGTGGTCGGATTTCGCAAAGCCGTGGCCCACAACCGCCTTGGACACTCTCACGACGTCTTCCGATCCATGCTCATGGATGTATACGAAGCACTCCCACACGCCAGCCATCTTATGGACGCGATTCATCCCCTGCACAAGGATGGCCCGATCAACGGCGAACCATATGAACTCGGCATGCTGACCGCCTCATCCAGCGGCATCGCCATCGATACCGCCGCCTACCACATTTTAGGACTCCAGCCGGATCAGATACCCCTGTGGCAGGAAGCCATCAGCCGGGACATGGACGGAGCCACCGCCGAATCAATACGCTATCCACTTGAGCAGCCCGAGCTGTTCACCCATGACGGTTTCATCCTGTCCGAGGAGCGGCCACTGGATTTCCACATCATGCGCATCCTCAAAGGGCGAGTGCGAAGTCTCCTCAAATATTTCAAAAAATAG
- a CDS encoding ATP-binding cassette domain-containing protein, with amino-acid sequence MCPLISLNNCTVTRNGSRLVGPVSLTIERGKHLALIGANGSGKTTLLRLLRGEFPPDGGGIRLYDFGEGEQSSALGLRHRIGLVSAELQEYYTLHAPRTSGRSIILAGFFDTPLLYSTPSPEQEAQADAIINTLGIHDLADADLGTLSTGQMRKLVIARALAPRPDVLLLDESMEGLDAASREEVRSLLDKAGNISTLVCAAHRIGDVPETIKQTVVIEGGTVVVSGSRQHIVDHLGERRMELMACDLPDRQLRDTYDFLLRLRHCSVVVGGTRILHDINWTVLPGENWLVLGANGAGKSTLLKLITSEVAPYADDDDGIGTVERLGGLTVDEARPRIGVVSPALQINYARELAWEVTALETVLSGYRGSVGMLDQPTDEELEGARKWLKHVGLDHLSERPLRRLSYGQQRRVFLARAMAPAPALLLLDEPMTGLDAASRGVLLGLLQQLAESGVPIIMVTHHAEDRIPAINRVMTIENGRQAFVGTLEEYEKSASH; translated from the coding sequence ATGTGTCCACTTATTTCTTTGAATAATTGCACGGTTACACGCAACGGATCGCGGCTTGTTGGACCGGTTTCCCTGACCATTGAGCGGGGAAAACACCTGGCACTCATCGGTGCGAACGGTTCGGGGAAAACCACGCTGCTTCGTCTGTTGCGTGGAGAATTTCCGCCGGATGGCGGTGGCATCCGCCTGTACGATTTCGGGGAGGGCGAGCAGTCATCCGCCCTAGGTCTGCGGCACCGTATCGGTCTGGTGTCGGCGGAGTTGCAGGAATACTATACGCTCCATGCCCCGCGTACCAGTGGCCGCTCCATCATTCTGGCCGGTTTTTTCGATACCCCCTTGCTGTATTCCACGCCTTCTCCCGAGCAGGAAGCTCAGGCAGACGCGATCATCAATACTCTTGGCATCCATGATCTGGCAGATGCTGACCTAGGCACCTTGTCCACTGGTCAGATGCGCAAACTGGTCATTGCCCGCGCTCTTGCTCCGCGCCCGGATGTGCTTTTGCTGGATGAGAGCATGGAAGGGCTGGACGCGGCTTCCCGCGAGGAAGTGCGGTCCCTGCTCGATAAAGCCGGGAACATCTCAACGTTGGTCTGTGCAGCCCATCGAATCGGGGATGTCCCTGAAACCATTAAACAGACCGTGGTCATTGAAGGCGGAACTGTGGTGGTATCGGGGTCTCGCCAGCACATCGTTGATCATCTTGGTGAACGGCGCATGGAACTGATGGCCTGTGATCTGCCCGACAGACAGTTGCGGGATACCTATGATTTCTTGCTTCGATTGCGCCATTGCTCGGTGGTTGTGGGCGGAACGCGCATTCTCCATGACATCAACTGGACCGTGCTCCCTGGTGAGAACTGGCTGGTGCTCGGTGCCAATGGGGCCGGTAAATCCACGCTGCTTAAATTGATCACCAGCGAAGTGGCTCCCTATGCCGACGATGACGACGGGATTGGCACTGTCGAGCGTCTTGGTGGGTTGACCGTGGACGAGGCCCGCCCTCGGATCGGGGTCGTATCCCCGGCCTTGCAGATCAACTATGCCCGTGAACTGGCATGGGAAGTGACGGCACTGGAAACCGTTCTGTCCGGGTATCGTGGTTCGGTGGGGATGCTGGATCAGCCCACGGATGAGGAGTTGGAAGGTGCCCGGAAGTGGCTGAAGCATGTGGGGCTTGATCATTTGTCGGAACGTCCCTTGCGGCGGTTGTCCTACGGCCAGCAGCGCCGTGTCTTTCTGGCGCGGGCCATGGCCCCGGCTCCGGCCCTGTTGCTGCTGGATGAGCCCATGACCGGGCTTGATGCCGCTTCTCGCGGCGTGCTTTTGGGCTTGCTGCAGCAGCTTGCTGAATCGGGCGTTCCGATCATCATGGTGACGCATCACGCCGAGGACCGCATCCCGGCCATCAACCGTGTCATGACCATTGAGAACGGTCGCCAGGCGTTCGTCGGTACGCTGGAAGAATACGAGAAGAGTGCAAGTCATTAA
- a CDS encoding cold-shock protein, which produces MRQNGTVSWFNEQKGFGFITGDDGVDVFVHYTEIVRDGFQTLEPGEAVTYEVTGEEVGLKALDVRLVSDGPQITRL; this is translated from the coding sequence GTGCGGCAGAACGGAACAGTAAGCTGGTTTAATGAGCAGAAGGGATTCGGCTTCATCACGGGTGATGATGGCGTGGACGTTTTTGTTCACTATACAGAGATCGTTCGTGATGGATTCCAGACACTGGAGCCGGGCGAAGCCGTGACGTATGAAGTGACCGGCGAAGAGGTGGGCCTGAAGGCACTCGACGTGCGACTGGTATCCGACGGCCCGCAGATCACCCGCCTGTAA